The proteins below come from a single Rosa rugosa chromosome 2, drRosRugo1.1, whole genome shotgun sequence genomic window:
- the LOC133732423 gene encoding uncharacterized protein LOC133732423 produces MELGGGERKRVVVIGGGVAGSLLAKNLQFSADFTLIDQKEYFEIPWASLRTMVEPSFGERSVINHRDYLTNGQIITSGAINITDTEVLTGEGRLIPYDYLVIATGHADAVPKTKTGRLKEYQEDNQKIRSANSILIVGGGPTGVELAGEIVTDFPDKKITLVHTGSRLLEFIGPKAANKTLNWFQSRNVEVILEQSVSLNTISESPGSKTYQTSEGQTFHADCHFLCTGKHVGSAWLKETVLKSNLDEFGRLIVDENLRVNGRKNIFAVGDITNIKEIKQGYLAQKQALVAAKNIKLLLAGGRQSKMATYEAHSVLALVSLGRKHGLAQFPYTTWIGRLPGLIKSKDLFVGKTRNQLGLLPQN; encoded by the exons ATGGAGTTGGGTGGTGGAGAGAGAAAACGAGTGGTGGTGATCGGAGGCGGCGTTGCTGGCTCGCTTCTCGCAAAAAATCTGCAATTCAGCGCTGATTTCACCCTCATTGATCA GAAGGAATATTTTGAGATTCCATGGGCAAGCTTGAGGACCATGGTGGAGCCATCATTTGGGGAGAGATCTGTGATCAACCATAGAGATTACCTCACAAATGGCCAAATTATTACATCTGGAGCAATCAATATCACTGACACTGAAGTATTGACGGGAGAAGGCCGTCTAATTCCCTATGACTACCTTGTCATTGCCACTGGCCATGCAGATGCTGTTCCTAAAACCAAGACTGGGAGGCTTAAGGAATACCAAGAAG ATAATCAGAAGATAAGATCAGCTAATTCCATTTTGATTGTTGGAGGAGGACCTACTGGTGTAGAGCTTGCTGGAGAAATTGTTACTGACTTCCCAGATAAGAAAATCACTCTGGTTCATACTGGTTCAAGGTTGTTGGAATTCATTGGACCAAAAGCTGCAAACAAGACTCTTAATTGGTTTCAGTCAAGGAATGTTGAAGTGATACTGGAGCAATCAGTCAGTTTAAACACAATATCCGAGTCACCTGGAAGCAAAACATATCAGACTTCAGAAGGACAAACGTTTCACGCAGATTGTCATTTTCTATGCACAGGGAAACATGTGGGTTCAGCTTGGCTCAAAGAAACAGTTCTGAAGAGTAACTtggatgaatttgggagattaATAGTTGATGAGAATTTGAGAGTCAATGGGAGAAAAAACATCTTTGCAGTTGGAGACATTACTAATATTAAA GAAATCAAGCAAGGGTATTTGGCGCAAAAACAGGCTTTGGTGGCTGCAAAGAACATAAAGCTCTTGCTTGCAGGAGGAAGACAGAGTAAGATGGCAACTTACGAAGCTCATTCGGTGCTGGCACTTGTTTCACTTGGAAGGAAACATGGGCTTGCACAGTTCCCATACACTACTTGGATTGGACGCCTTCCTGGACTGATCAAATCTAAAGATCTTTTTGTGGGGAAGACAAGGAATCAGCTGGGGCTACTGCCacaaaattaa
- the LOC133734256 gene encoding pentatricopeptide repeat-containing protein At1g05750, chloroplastic yields MILPACTATPIQLPKQHPLTTTPHPSQSTSPNPKHDKKHSVSLRNRNEHIDQTVLWTSSISQRCRSGQLSQAVSQFIQMRQAGVEPNHITFVTLFSGCAHFPAKAPLFGPSLHAYASKLGLDRTNVMVGTALVDMYAKSGRVELARLVFSGMEVKNSMSWNTMIDGYMRNGNVRDAVVVFDEMPERDAVSWTALIGGFVKRRWFEQALEWFREMQVSGVEPDYVTIIAVIAACADLGTLGLGLWINRFVMKQDFRHNVRISNSLIDMYSRCGCIDFARQVFDNMPDRTLVSWNSMIVGFAVNGHAEEALVFFNLMQKEGFKPDGVSFTGALTACSHAGLVDEGLRFFDSMKRIHKITPRIEHYGCIVDLYSRAGRLEDALNVIENMPMKPNEVVLGSLLAACRTSGNINLAERLMKYLFELDPGVDSNYVLLANIYAADGRWDGANKVRKTMKDLGIQKVPGFSSVEIDCDIHEFVAGDKSHVDAEYIYSTLELLSFELKLCGYVPEHIIRE; encoded by the coding sequence ATGATTCTCCCCGCCTGCACGGCAACCCCAATTCAACTTCCCAAACAACACCCACTCACCACTACTCCACACCCATCTCAGTCCACCTCTCCTAATCCAAAACATGACAAGAAACACTCGGTTTCGCTGAGAAACAGGAATGAACACATAGACCAAACTGTGTTGTGGACCTCTTCTATATCCCAACGCTGCCGAAGTGGTCAGCTATCTCAAGCTGTTTCGCAGTTCATCCAAATGAGACAAGCCGGGGTTGAACCAAACCACATCACATTCGTTACACTCTTCTCCGGCTGTGCTCACTTTCCAGCTAAAGCACCATTGTTTGGGCCCTCGCTTCATGCTTATGCGTCTAAACTGGGCTTAGATAGGACTAATGTGATGGTGGGGACGGCGCTAGTTGATATGTATGCAAAGTCTGGTCGGGTGGAGTTGGCTAGATTGGTTTTTAGTGGGATGGAGGTGAAGAATTCAATGTCTTGGAATACTATGATTGATGGGTATATGAGAAATGGAAATGTGAGGGATGCGGTTgtggtgtttgatgaaatgcctgAGAGAGATGCTGTTTCGTGGACCGCTTTGATTGGTGGGTTTGTGAAGAGACGCTGGTTTGAGCAAGCGCTGGAGTGGTTTCGTGAGATGCAGGTGTCCGGTGTGGAACCGGACTATGTGACTATAATTGCTGTGATTGCTGCTTGTGCTGATTTGGGGACTCTTGGTTTAGGCTTGTGGATAAACCGGTTTGTTATGAAGCAAGACTTTAGACACAATGTTCGGATAAGTAACTCGTTGATTGATATGTATTCTCGGTGTGGATGTATTGATTTTGCTAGGCAAGTGTTTGACAACATGCCTGATCGGACCTTAGTTTCTTGGAACTCGATGATTGTGGGTTTTGCGGTGAATGGGCATGCAGAGGAAGCTCTTGTGTTCTTTAACCTGATGCAGAAGGAAGGGTTCAAGCCGGACGGTGTCAGCTTCACTGGGGCTCTTACTGCATGCAGCCATGCTGGTTTAGTCGATGAGGGGCTACGTTTCTTTGATAGCATGAAGAGAATACACAAAATAACCCCGAGAATTGAGCATTATGGCTGCATAGTTGATCTGTATAGCCGTGCAGGGAGGCTGGAAGATGCCTTGAATGTAATAGAGAACATGCCGATGAAGCCAAATGAAGTTGTTTTGGGTTCTTTGCTAGCAGCTTGTAGAACTAGTGGAAATATCAACTTAGCCGAAAGACTGATGAAGTACCTGTTCGAGTTGGATCCTGGTGTTGATTCGAATTATGTGCTCCTTGCCAACATATATGCAGCAGATGGTAGGTGGGATGGTGCAAACAAGGTTAGAAAAACTATGAAAGACCTCGGAATCCAGAAGGTGCCAGGATTTAGTTCAGTTGAGATTGACTGTGATATTCATGAATTTGTGGCCGGTGATAAATCCCATGTTGATGCAGAGTATATATATTCAACATTAGAGCTTCTATCTTTTGAGCTCAAATTATGTGGGTATGTTCCTGAACACATTATAAGGGAATAA